One genomic region from Stutzerimonas decontaminans encodes:
- a CDS encoding substrate-binding periplasmic protein: MAHGQPGIACASLPEQRKAAIDPLKALTYLALAAVLGAPAVAMADPVPQRILNIGYYEFAPAIYTDAHSTARGELAELTRRVARQAGYGVRFRPLPSARLYAALENGSIDLWPGARGKPELAAHTLEGRHTLSQINLNLYHRTGTPAPRIPQDLAGRSLILIGGYSYWPNVNALLDDPQLNLRLLRTSNHLSAVEMLRRNRGDFLLDYQIPVEQARQRLQMDALPYQRLAQVPIHFIVSRHARDAEAVVTALDEAYEALRTAGEDLSLPSD, encoded by the coding sequence ATGGCGCATGGACAACCGGGCATCGCCTGCGCATCCTTGCCGGAACAGCGCAAGGCAGCGATCGATCCATTGAAAGCACTTACTTATCTAGCCCTGGCTGCGGTCCTGGGCGCCCCTGCCGTCGCCATGGCCGACCCCGTTCCGCAGCGAATTCTCAATATTGGCTATTACGAGTTCGCCCCTGCCATCTACACCGACGCTCACAGCACGGCACGCGGCGAGCTGGCTGAACTGACCCGCCGTGTAGCGCGCCAGGCTGGTTATGGCGTGCGCTTCCGCCCATTGCCCAGCGCGCGGCTGTATGCGGCGCTTGAGAATGGCAGCATCGATCTCTGGCCCGGCGCCCGAGGCAAGCCAGAACTGGCAGCGCATACGCTGGAGGGTCGACATACCCTCAGCCAGATCAACCTCAATCTGTACCACCGCACAGGCACCCCAGCGCCGCGGATTCCGCAAGATCTTGCTGGCAGATCGCTGATTCTGATCGGCGGCTACAGCTACTGGCCGAACGTCAATGCACTGCTCGACGATCCTCAACTCAACCTGCGCCTGCTGCGCACCAGCAATCATCTTTCTGCCGTGGAAATGCTGCGCCGCAACCGCGGCGACTTCCTGCTCGATTACCAGATCCCGGTAGAGCAGGCCCGGCAACGGCTACAGATGGATGCGCTGCCCTACCAGCGTCTGGCCCAGGTGCCGATTCACTTCATCGTTTCGCGACATGCGCGCGACGCCGAGGCCGTCGTGACCGCACTGGACGAGGCCTACGAAGCGCTGCGTACGGCGGGCGAGGACCTCAGCCTGCCATCGGACTGA
- a CDS encoding SDR family oxidoreductase, translated as MQRKVFDRKVFDRKLVVITGGCAGIGRALAVRMAQAGARLVIFDLQQDALDGLVQHLADHHNAEALGLCCDVSDAEAVQRAVALVVERYGGIDVLINNAGITHRSPVASTSLAVFQRVMAVNFYGALHCTQAALPSLVARGGQIIVLSSLSQYAPVPNRAAYNASKHALHGLFETLRGELSDTEVSVMLVCPGYTATDLRKHVLVGDGSTAPSPVLDIGRVASAQDVAEAIYQGALRRKRLLVLSNLDWKARLLARCFPRLYQNLLLPRLLGSRAS; from the coding sequence ATGCAGCGCAAGGTATTCGATCGCAAGGTGTTCGACCGCAAGCTGGTGGTGATCACCGGAGGCTGCGCCGGCATCGGCCGCGCGCTGGCGGTGCGCATGGCACAGGCGGGGGCGCGGCTGGTGATCTTCGATCTGCAACAGGATGCCCTGGACGGGCTGGTGCAGCACCTGGCGGACCACCACAACGCCGAGGCGCTGGGTCTGTGTTGTGACGTCAGCGATGCCGAGGCGGTGCAGCGTGCAGTGGCGCTGGTGGTGGAGCGCTACGGTGGTATCGATGTGCTGATCAACAACGCCGGCATCACCCATCGCAGCCCGGTGGCCAGCACCAGCCTGGCGGTGTTCCAGCGGGTCATGGCAGTCAACTTCTACGGCGCGCTGCATTGCACCCAGGCCGCGCTGCCCAGCCTGGTCGCCCGCGGTGGGCAGATCATCGTGCTCAGCTCACTGTCGCAATACGCCCCGGTGCCCAATCGCGCGGCCTACAACGCCAGCAAACATGCATTGCACGGCTTGTTCGAAACGCTGCGCGGCGAGCTGAGTGATACCGAAGTGAGCGTCATGCTGGTGTGTCCCGGCTATACCGCCACGGACCTGCGCAAACATGTGCTGGTCGGCGATGGCTCCACGGCGCCTTCTCCGGTGCTGGATATCGGTCGGGTAGCCTCGGCGCAGGACGTGGCCGAAGCGATCTATCAGGGCGCCTTGCGCCGCAAGCGCCTGCTGGTGCTATCCAATCTCGACTGGAAGGCCCGACTGCTGGCCCGCTGCTTCCCGCGGCTGTACCAGAACCTGCTGTTGCCGCGGCTGCTGGGCAGCCGCGCGTCGTGA
- a CDS encoding VOC family protein encodes MAEQNPSILSHISLGSNRFDEAVAFYDQVLATLGCKRILEHPGAVSWGREYPEFWIQRPFDGGTASVGNGTHVGFFAADQAAVDAFHRAAIAAGGIDEGAPGPRPEYGEPYYGCFVRDLDGHKVEAAYWDAALMQQLYGTPG; translated from the coding sequence ATGGCTGAGCAGAACCCAAGCATCCTTTCGCACATTTCTCTGGGCAGCAATCGCTTCGACGAAGCGGTCGCCTTCTATGACCAGGTGCTCGCTACCCTCGGTTGCAAGCGCATCCTGGAACACCCCGGCGCGGTCTCCTGGGGCCGCGAATATCCCGAGTTCTGGATTCAGCGGCCATTCGATGGCGGCACCGCGTCGGTGGGCAACGGCACGCATGTGGGCTTCTTTGCCGCCGATCAGGCCGCGGTGGACGCCTTTCACCGTGCCGCGATAGCAGCCGGCGGCATTGACGAAGGCGCGCCCGGCCCGCGGCCCGAGTACGGCGAGCCCTACTACGGTTGTTTCGTACGCGACCTGGACGGGCATAAGGTCGAGGCGGCGTATTGGGACGCCGCGCTGATGCAGCAGCTTTACGGCACGCCAGGCTAG
- a CDS encoding YciC family protein, whose amino-acid sequence MNVLAILRDAWFFYSRHFLTIVRLCLPLILLESIARLALEHSLGKDAPPALDLLVGLIFYPLYVGALILYLDARSRGHDPALRAVYARALPLWPALAVLSGLGSLLILLGASLFVLPGIWVMVRIAFAEYLLVLRGLSPLAALKESFVLTRGHFLLILACVMTVLLPIWMLEVWIAAQLFAEQTPPLLPAMLLDAVVGLLQLLPTIMLFRCFMLCTAPPTRQPDND is encoded by the coding sequence ATGAACGTTCTTGCCATCCTGCGCGACGCCTGGTTCTTCTACTCCCGCCACTTCCTGACCATCGTCCGGCTCTGCCTGCCGCTGATCCTGCTCGAAAGCATCGCCCGCCTGGCGCTCGAGCACTCGCTCGGCAAGGATGCACCGCCCGCCCTGGACCTGCTGGTGGGCCTGATCTTCTACCCGCTGTACGTTGGCGCGCTGATCCTCTATCTGGACGCACGCAGCCGGGGCCATGACCCGGCGCTGCGCGCGGTCTATGCCCGGGCCCTGCCACTGTGGCCGGCGCTTGCGGTGCTCTCCGGACTCGGCTCGCTGCTGATCCTGCTCGGTGCCTCGCTGTTCGTGCTGCCCGGCATCTGGGTGATGGTCAGGATCGCGTTCGCCGAGTACCTGCTGGTACTGCGCGGCCTGTCGCCGTTGGCAGCGCTGAAGGAGAGTTTCGTCCTCACCCGCGGACATTTCCTGCTGATACTCGCCTGCGTGATGACCGTGCTGTTGCCGATCTGGATGCTCGAAGTCTGGATCGCCGCTCAACTATTCGCCGAACAGACGCCGCCGCTGTTGCCAGCAATGCTGCTGGATGCCGTTGTCGGCCTGCTGCAATTGCTGCCAACGATCATGCTGTTCCGCTGCTTCATGCTCTGCACCGCGCCGCCGACGCGCCAGCCGGACAACGACTGA
- a CDS encoding LabA-like NYN domain-containing protein has product MKKIALFADVQNLYYTVRQAHGCHFNYAALWADVSRRGTIVEAYAYAIERGDARQQQFQQILRNLGFTVKLKPYIQRSDGSAKGDWDVGITIDVLDAAARVDEVVLASGDGDFDLLLERVRAGGAEATAYGVPGLTAQSLIRAATRYVPIEGDLLLR; this is encoded by the coding sequence GTGAAGAAGATCGCCCTGTTCGCCGATGTGCAGAACCTTTATTACACCGTGCGTCAGGCCCATGGCTGCCACTTCAACTATGCGGCGCTGTGGGCCGACGTCAGCCGCCGCGGCACCATCGTCGAAGCCTATGCCTATGCCATCGAGCGCGGCGATGCGCGCCAGCAGCAGTTCCAGCAGATCCTGCGCAATCTGGGTTTCACGGTGAAGCTCAAGCCCTATATCCAGCGCAGCGACGGCTCGGCCAAGGGCGACTGGGACGTGGGCATCACCATCGACGTGCTGGACGCAGCGGCACGGGTCGACGAGGTGGTGCTGGCTTCCGGCGACGGCGACTTCGACCTGCTGCTCGAACGGGTGCGGGCCGGTGGCGCTGAAGCGACCGCCTATGGCGTGCCGGGGCTCACCGCGCAATCGCTGATCCGCGCCGCAACGCGTTACGTGCCGATCGAGGGTGATCTGCTGTTGCGCTGA
- the dxs gene encoding 1-deoxy-D-xylulose-5-phosphate synthase, with amino-acid sequence MPKTFHEIPRVRPATPVLDRAATPEQLRRLGEAELEELANELRQELLYSVGHTGGHFGAGLGVIELTIALHYVYDTPDDRLVWDVGHQAYPHKILTGRRERMATLRQKDGLAAFPRRSESEYDTFGVGHSSTSISAALGMAVAARLKGEQRKSIAVIGDGALTAGMAFEALNHAPEVGANMLVVLNDNDMSISRNVGGLSNYLAKILSSRTYSSMREGSKKILSRLPGAWEIARRTEEYAKGMLVPGTLFEELGWNYIGPIDGHDLPTLIATLRNMRDLDGPQFLHVVTKKGKGFAPAEADPITWHAISKLEPVGAPPAPKKPSGPKYSNVFGQWLCDMAAADPRLTGITPAMKEGSDLVAFSERYPQRYFDVAIAEQHAVTLAAGMACEGMKPVVAIYSTFLQRAYDQLIHDVAVQNLDVLFAIDRAGLVGEDGPTHAGSFDLSYLRCIPGMLVMTPSDENEMRRMLTTGYHFEGPAAVRYPRGSGPNAAIEPGLEPLEIGKAVVRRQGSKVALLVFGVQLPEALLVGEKLDATVVDMRFVKPLDEALLRELAGSHELLVTVEENSIMGGAGSAVAEFLTGESVLKPMLHLGLPDYYVEHAKPSEMLAECGLDAAGIEAAVRKRLAALGKA; translated from the coding sequence ATGCCCAAGACTTTTCACGAGATTCCTCGGGTTCGCCCCGCGACGCCCGTTCTTGACCGAGCGGCGACCCCCGAACAGCTGCGCCGACTGGGCGAGGCGGAACTCGAAGAGCTTGCCAACGAATTGCGCCAGGAGCTGTTGTACAGCGTCGGCCACACTGGCGGGCACTTCGGCGCCGGCCTCGGCGTGATCGAACTGACCATCGCCCTGCATTACGTCTACGACACGCCGGATGACCGGCTGGTGTGGGACGTCGGCCATCAGGCCTATCCGCACAAGATCCTCACCGGGCGCCGCGAGCGCATGGCCACGCTGCGTCAGAAGGACGGCCTGGCCGCCTTCCCGCGCCGCTCAGAGAGCGAGTACGACACCTTCGGCGTCGGTCATTCCAGTACCTCGATCAGCGCCGCCCTGGGCATGGCGGTCGCCGCCCGTCTGAAAGGCGAGCAGCGCAAGTCCATCGCGGTGATCGGTGATGGCGCACTCACCGCCGGCATGGCCTTCGAGGCGCTCAACCACGCCCCGGAAGTCGGCGCCAACATGCTGGTGGTGCTTAACGACAACGACATGTCGATCTCGCGCAACGTCGGCGGGCTGTCCAACTACCTGGCCAAGATCCTCTCCAGCCGCACCTATTCGAGCATGCGCGAAGGCAGCAAGAAGATCCTCTCGCGCCTGCCGGGCGCCTGGGAAATCGCCCGCCGCACCGAGGAATACGCCAAGGGCATGCTGGTGCCGGGCACGCTGTTCGAGGAGCTGGGCTGGAACTACATCGGTCCCATCGATGGCCACGACCTGCCGACGCTGATCGCCACCCTGCGCAACATGCGCGACCTCGACGGCCCGCAGTTCCTCCATGTAGTGACGAAGAAGGGCAAGGGCTTTGCCCCGGCCGAGGCCGACCCGATTACCTGGCATGCGATCAGCAAGCTGGAACCGGTCGGTGCGCCGCCGGCGCCAAAGAAGCCCTCCGGGCCGAAGTACTCCAACGTGTTTGGCCAGTGGCTGTGCGACATGGCCGCCGCCGACCCGCGCCTGACCGGCATCACCCCGGCGATGAAGGAAGGTTCGGACCTGGTGGCCTTCAGTGAGCGCTACCCGCAGCGTTACTTCGATGTCGCCATCGCCGAGCAACACGCGGTGACGCTGGCGGCCGGCATGGCCTGCGAAGGCATGAAGCCGGTGGTGGCGATCTATTCGACCTTCCTCCAGCGCGCCTACGATCAGCTGATCCACGACGTCGCGGTGCAGAACCTCGACGTGCTGTTCGCCATCGACCGCGCCGGACTGGTCGGCGAAGACGGCCCGACCCACGCTGGCAGCTTCGATCTGTCCTACCTGCGCTGCATCCCCGGCATGCTGGTGATGACGCCCAGCGACGAGAACGAGATGCGCCGCATGCTCACCACCGGCTACCACTTCGAAGGCCCGGCGGCCGTGCGCTACCCGCGCGGCAGCGGCCCCAACGCAGCCATCGAACCCGGGCTGGAACCGCTGGAGATCGGCAAGGCCGTGGTGCGCCGTCAGGGCAGCAAGGTGGCGCTGCTCGTGTTCGGCGTGCAGTTGCCCGAGGCGCTGCTGGTCGGCGAAAAGCTGGATGCCACGGTGGTCGACATGCGTTTCGTCAAACCGCTGGACGAAGCCCTGCTACGCGAACTGGCGGGCAGTCACGAGCTGCTGGTGACAGTCGAGGAGAACAGCATCATGGGCGGCGCCGGCAGCGCGGTGGCCGAGTTCCTGACTGGGGAAAGCGTCCTCAAACCGATGCTGCATCTGGGCCTGCCGGACTACTACGTCGAACACGCCAAACCCAGCGAAATGCTCGCCGAGTGCGGCCTGGATGCCGCCGGCATCGAAGCGGCCGTACGCAAGCGGCTTGCGGCGCTCGGCAAAGCCTGA
- a CDS encoding polyprenyl synthetase family protein has product MIGDYQKSCQQRVDGCLETLFIPPLPQLDRLYQAMRYSVMNGGKRVRPLLVYAACEALNGDKADADGAACAVELIHAYSLVHDDLPAMDDDDLRRGQPTTHKAFDEACAILAGDGLQSLAFEAMAEAKRNPQDAALRLRMFAVLARAAGPAGMVGGQAIDLGSVGLKLDRDALELMHRHKTGALIEASVQLGALASGRADADNLASLSQYARAIGLAFQVQDDILDVESDTVTLGKHQGADIARDKPTYPALLGMDAAKAYALELRDQALHALRPFDIAAEPLRELARYIVERRN; this is encoded by the coding sequence ATGATCGGCGACTACCAGAAAAGCTGTCAGCAGCGCGTCGACGGCTGCCTCGAAACCCTCTTCATACCGCCACTGCCGCAGCTCGACCGCCTCTATCAGGCCATGCGCTACAGCGTGATGAACGGCGGCAAGCGCGTCCGCCCGCTGCTCGTCTATGCCGCCTGCGAAGCACTCAATGGCGACAAGGCAGACGCCGACGGCGCCGCCTGTGCCGTCGAACTGATCCACGCCTACTCGCTGGTGCACGACGACCTGCCGGCCATGGACGACGACGACCTGCGCCGCGGCCAGCCGACCACGCACAAGGCGTTCGACGAGGCCTGCGCCATCCTCGCCGGCGACGGCCTGCAGAGCCTGGCCTTCGAGGCCATGGCCGAGGCCAAGCGCAATCCGCAGGACGCCGCGCTGCGCCTGCGCATGTTCGCCGTGCTGGCCCGCGCCGCAGGGCCGGCGGGCATGGTCGGCGGCCAGGCCATCGACCTCGGTTCGGTCGGCCTCAAGCTCGATCGCGACGCGCTGGAACTGATGCACCGGCACAAGACCGGCGCACTGATCGAAGCCAGCGTGCAGCTCGGCGCCCTCGCCAGTGGCCGCGCCGACGCCGACAACCTCGCCTCGCTGAGCCAGTACGCCCGCGCCATCGGCCTGGCCTTTCAGGTCCAGGACGACATTCTCGACGTCGAAAGCGACACCGTGACCCTGGGCAAGCACCAGGGCGCCGACATCGCAAGGGACAAGCCGACCTACCCGGCACTGCTCGGCATGGACGCGGCCAAGGCCTACGCACTGGAGCTGCGCGACCAGGCGCTGCACGCGCTGCGCCCGTTCGATATCGCCGCCGAGCCGCTGCGCGAGCTGGCGCGCTACATCGTCGAACGACGCAACTGA